A region from the Branchiostoma lanceolatum isolate klBraLanc5 chromosome 2, klBraLanc5.hap2, whole genome shotgun sequence genome encodes:
- the LOC136428524 gene encoding uncharacterized protein — translation MDVVANENATTGGVSPKTGMDCVAFCRICHADATSPSSPLISPCSCDGTMKYVHSACLEEWIVARLAGNPYREYVECDVCKRPYDFRWSRQLWFEMYKRSSWLYRHRYCLLSNILSCLLMYALFKMMPPKDNIAVLVAHTTKERKEDYDFVGLFYLLYVHNNTPVLFLLFGAMCYNCMGLHSQPVMLLANVGVLYVCALYNTVCYPDSRPPEPVSFYMIPIVGLAYAPIAHIAALLIIWILLDVMLSIWGVILIVCTILDVLHLTGYAANRALFPLLCIDDALDDLGNRRYFLILHALGRLVLPVGMFFLHVMCLYVKIEF, via the exons ATGGATGTTGTTGCTAATGAAAACGCTACTACAGGGGGAGTGTCGCCGAAAACTGGAATGGACTGCGTGGCATTTTGCAG AATCTGCCATGCTGACGCCACCTCCCCCTCGTCTCCACTGATATCCCCCTGCAGCTGTGACGGAACCATGAAGTACGTCCATTCCGCCTGCCTGGAGGAGTGGATAGTCGCCAG GCTAGCTGGAAATCCATACAGGGAATATGTCGAGTGCGACGTCTGTAAACGACCGTACGACTTTCGATGGAGCCGGCAACTCTGGTTTGAGATGTACAAG AGATCATCATGGCTGTACCGCCACCGTTACTGTCTCCTCTCCAACATCCTCAGCTGTCTGTTGATGTATGCTCTCTTCAAGATGATGCCGCCCAAAGACAACATCGCCGTCTTAGTAGCCCACACCACCAAGGAACGGAAGGAAGACTACGACTTTGTCGGCCTCTTCTACTTGTTATACGTCCATAACAACACCCCTGTGCTTTTCCTACTCTTTGGTGCCATGTGTTACAACTGCATGGGGCTGCACTCGCAGCCTGTGATGTTACTAGCTAACGTTGGTGTACTATACGTCTGTGCTTTGTACAATACCGTTTGCTACCCTGACAGTCGCCCACCCGAACCAGTGTCGTTCTACATGATCCCAATCGTAGGGCTTGCCTACGCTCCTATTGCACACATTGCCGCTCTACTAATCATTTGGATACTTCTAGACGTGATGTTATCTATCTGGGGAGTGATTCTGATAGTGTGTACTATTCTGGATGTCTTACACCTGACAGGTTATGCAGCCAATAGGGCTCTCTTCCCACTGCTTTGCATTGACGATGCCTTGGATGACCTGGGTAACAGGAGGTATTTTCTGATACTGCACGCCTTGGGACGACTCGTGCTACCTGTTGGGATGTTCTTTTTGCACgtcatgtgtttgtatgtcaaaATAGAGTTCTGA
- the LOC136428526 gene encoding probable ATP-dependent RNA helicase DDX59, with product MFVPRAVSVKKSTRPVRPKPQPRPSKDVQQTDPTTDHNTAKPPYNDTSTATSTSTSVKFAINRQTELESDQHGSATSTKIDSLTSLKSDFTEDVCEQGSTTASKEEEDEEEPIVSFSKNQRWPEEGEPVCVVCGRFGEYICDQTDQDVCSLECKAKHLALDHREKRYLEPNSSSGREESEETVKSVSETQNLYKEHVTLSQLSNEQVEEVGKQLGITVRGKDVPKPILEFFHCGFNDTVGANVSAAKYETPTAVQMQVLPAGMMGRDVMAAAPTGSGKTATFLLPVVVNVFRAVSGAVGGRDPRWTRPLALILAPTRELCMQVEDQAKQLMKGLPHMRTALLVGGLPLPPQVHRLQQGVQVLVATPGRLLDILHRKDVSLESIEMLVVDELDTMLHLGFREQVLEIIDSLPCQRQTMMFSATIPQSIENLASSILNNPIYVLVGQASTPSPSVKQTILWVEENSKKKMLFTILQDPKHYQPPVLVFVDSRMGADLLAEAVQTKCHVRALSMHGDKPQSERTAALASLLRGEVDVVVATGVLGRGLDLCRVRLVIVFDMPPSVNEYIHQIGRAGRLGSKGRAMAFINNNNKGLFLDLFDTLHPLHMQLPSQLVNSPHLQIQRERRERKQCAREDGETSRTDQHVAENWERQKHSNAAYMQRQRAKRVKEQEGSKAKHHRKY from the exons ATGTTTGTGCCAAGAGCTGTGTCCGTCAAGAAGTCCACCAGACCTGTCCGACCAAAACCACAGCCCCGGCCCAGCAAAGACGTACAACAGACCGATCCAACAACAGACCACAATACAGCAAAACCTCCGTACAATGATACGTCCACAGCAACATCAACATCTACCTCTGTCAAATTTGCAATTAACAGGCAAACAGAATTAGAGAGTGATCAGCATGGTAGTGCTACTAGTACCAAAATAGACTCGTTAACATCTTTGAAATCTGACTTTACTGAAGATGTCTGTGAACAAGGTAGCACTACTGCATCaaaagaagaggaagatgaaGAGGAACCCATTGTGTCTTTCAGTAAGAACCAACGCTGGCCCGAGGAAGGGGAACCGGTTTGCGTCGTTTGCGGTAGATTCGGGGAGTACATTTGCGATCAGACCGACCAGGACGTCTGTAGCTTAGAGTGCAAGGCCAAGCACCTTGCGCTTGATCACCGTGAAAAACGATATCTGGAGCCCAACTCATCGTCGGGTAGGGAAGAAAGCGAAGAAACTGTCAAAAGTGTTTCTGAGACACAGAATTTGTACAAGGAACATGTGACGTTATCACAACTGAGTAATGAACAAGTTGAGGAAGTCGGGAAACAACTTGGAATCACAGTGAGAGGGAAGGATGTTCCGAAACCGATCTTGGAGTTCTTTCACTGCGGGTTCAACGATACGGTCGGAGCGAACGTGTCCGCGGCGAAGTACGAGACGCCCACGGCTGTGCAGATGCAGGTGTTGCCTGCAGGGATGATGGGAAGGGACGTGATGGCCGCTGCACCAACTGGGTCAGGGAAAA CTGCTACATTCCTCCTGCCAGTAGTAGTAAACGtgttcagggctgtctccggtGCTGTAGGTGGCAGGGACCCCAGGTGGACACGCCCACTGGCCCTGATCTTAGCCCCCACCAGGGAGCTGTGTATGCAAGTGGAGGACCAGGCCAAGCAACTCATGAAAG GTCTTCCTCACATGAGAACAGCCCTGCTGGTGGGAGGCCTGCCCCTTCCCCCGCAGGTGCACCGGCTGCAGCAGGGGGTCCAGGTGCTGGTGGCCACACCTGGCAGGCTTCTGGACATCTTACACAGGAAAG ATGTTTCGCTAGAGTCCATTGAGATGTTAGTTGTGGATGAGCTGGACACCATGTTACACCTGGGCTTCAGGGAGCAGGTGTTAGAGATTATTGACAGCCTTCCCTGCCAGAGACAGACCATGATGTTCTCTGCCACCATCCCACAGTCTATAGAGAACCTGGCCTCGTCCATACTCAACAACCCTATTTATGTTCTTGTGGGGCAG GCAAGTACACCCAGCCCCTCAGTGAAGCAGACAATACTGTGGGTGGAGGAGAACTCCAAGAAGAAGATGCTGTTCACCATTCTACAGGACCCCAAGCACTACCAGCCTCCTGTACTGGTGTTTGTTGATTCACGCATGGGGGCAGACTTGCTGGCAGAGGCCGTACAAACG AAATGTCATGTACGAGCCCTCTCCATGCACGGCGACAAGCCCCAGTCTGAGCGGACAGCGGCCCTGGCTTCTCTACTGAGAGGAGAAGTGGACGTGGTGGTGGCCACTGGTGTCCTGGGGAGGGGGCTGGACCTTTGCAGGGTCCGACTGGTCATTGTGTTCGACATGCCTCCCTCAGTCAATGAGTACATTCATCAG ATTGGGCGAGCTGGCAGGCTGGGTTCCAAAGGTAGAGCCATGGCTTTcatcaacaacaataacaaaggcCTGTTCTTGGACCTGTTTGACACTCTACACCCCCTACACATGCAGCTGCCCTCACAATTGGTCAATTCTCCCCACCTACAAATACAGAGGGAACGCCGGGAGAGGAAACAATGCGCCAGGGAAGACGGAGAAACGTCACGGACTGACCAACACGTCGCTGAGAATTGGGAACGACAGAAACACAGCAACGCCGCTTACATGCAACGCCAGAGGGCCAAGAGGGTAAAAGAGCAAGAGGGTTCAAAAGCCAAGCATCATAGGAAGTATTAA
- the LOC136428527 gene encoding nicotinamide/nicotinic acid mononucleotide adenylyltransferase 1-like, which yields MAAPGRVVLLACGCFNPITNMHLRLFELARDNLERTGLYKVIEGIISPAHDKYGKKGLVPSTDRVAMAQLALATSDWVRVDRWESEQAGWLETVKVARHLKRQVRNKYGNVADSETDGPSKKRRKTRHNANNIDEDAGSSTQVASGDVQLKLLCGADLLESFAVPNLWKSEDIKELASDFGLVVISRAGSNPEKFIYESDVLSKYKSNIHLVTEWIQNEISATKIRRSLRRNESVRYLVPDPVINYINEHQLYQPDTETS from the exons ATGGCGGCCCCCGGAAGAGTCGTGTTGCTGGCTTGCGGCTGTTTTAACCCGATAACCAACATGCATTTACGTCTTTTCG AGCTTGCCCGTGATAATCTGGAGAGGACGGGCCTATACAAAGTGATTGAAGGGATCATATCACCTGCACATGACAAATatggtaaaaag GGACTGGTGCCCAGTACAGATAGGGTAGCCATGGCACAACTGGCACTCGCCACTTCAGACTGGGTCAG AGTGGACCGTTGGGAGAGTGAACAGGCAGGATGGCTGGAGACTGTGAAGGTGGCCAGGCACTTGAAACGGCAGGTCCGGAACAAGTACGGCAACGTGGCAGACTCTGAGACAGACGGGCCGTCCAAGAAGAGGAGGAAAACGCGACACAACG CTAACAACATAGATGAAGATGCTGGCAGCAGCACACAGGTGGCATCAGGTGATGTACAGCTGAAGCTGTTGTGTGGTGCAGACTTGTTGGAGTCCTTTGCTGTACCCAACCTCTGGAAATCTGAAGAT ATCAAAGAACTTGCGTCCGACTTTGGATTAGTTGTTATTTCAAGAGCCGGGTCCAATCCTGAAAAGTTTATCTATGAGTCTGACGTGTTGTCTAAATATAAG AGCAACATCCATCTAGTGACAGAATGGATTCAGAATGAGATAAGTGCCACAAAGATCAG GCGGTCCCTGAGGCGAAATGAGAGTGTTCGGTACCTGGTCCCCGACCCTGTCATAAACTACATCAACGAACATCAGCTGTACCAGCCAGACACTGAGACATCATGA